Proteins from one Kiritimatiellia bacterium genomic window:
- a CDS encoding V-type ATP synthase subunit D, producing MAKIKHTKNELKAQRDALRRFKRYLPTLQLKKQQLQMEMRRLEQRIDEVREEEDRLMSSIAPWIRLFALPVDLASMVVLKEVRTTIGNIAGVNIPVLQGIEFEPVEIDLHATDPWIDDARAAIEQRIRLQIEREILAEQHRLLGEELRITTQRVNLFEKVKIPEAQANIRIIRIFLGDQQTAEVARAKIAKSKTAAAEAMP from the coding sequence ATGGCGAAGATCAAACACACCAAGAACGAATTGAAGGCGCAGCGCGACGCCCTGCGGCGGTTCAAGCGCTATTTGCCCACCCTGCAGTTGAAAAAACAGCAATTGCAGATGGAGATGCGCCGGCTGGAGCAGAGGATCGACGAGGTGCGCGAAGAGGAGGATCGCCTTATGTCGTCGATCGCTCCGTGGATCCGGCTCTTTGCGCTGCCTGTGGACCTCGCGTCGATGGTCGTGCTCAAGGAGGTTCGCACGACAATCGGAAACATCGCCGGGGTCAATATTCCGGTCCTCCAGGGGATCGAATTTGAGCCTGTTGAGATTGACCTTCACGCCACCGATCCGTGGATCGATGACGCTCGCGCGGCGATCGAACAGCGTATCCGGCTGCAGATCGAACGCGAAATCCTGGCGGAACAACACCGGCTGCTCGGAGAGGAACTCCGCATCACCACCCAGCGCGTGAACCTGTTTGAAAAGGTGAAAATCCCTGAGGCACAGGCAAACATCCGAATCATCCGCATTTTCCTCGGCGACCAGCAGACGGCCGAGGTCGCGCGCGCGAAAATCGCCAAATCCAAGACCGCAGCCGCGGAGGCGATGCCGTGA
- a CDS encoding V-type ATP synthase subunit K (produces ATP from ADP in the presence of a proton gradient across the membrane; the K subunit is a nonenzymatic component which binds the dimeric form by interacting with the G and E subunits) gives MEAEVMAGLGRLGAAASVAMAAVGSALGAGVAGMAAVGAWKKCFAQSRAAPFILVTFVGAPLSQTIYGMILMNNILRAAAESPAQFWGMIGTGLFGGIAMGVSAWYQGKVGAGAADAMAETGKGFGNYLMALGIVETVALFVMVFIGAAVR, from the coding sequence ATGGAAGCCGAAGTAATGGCGGGACTGGGTCGGTTAGGAGCGGCGGCGTCCGTCGCCATGGCGGCGGTGGGCTCGGCGCTCGGCGCCGGAGTGGCGGGCATGGCGGCGGTCGGCGCCTGGAAGAAGTGTTTCGCGCAGAGCCGGGCCGCTCCTTTCATACTCGTCACGTTTGTCGGGGCGCCACTGTCGCAGACAATTTACGGGATGATTCTGATGAACAACATCCTCCGGGCCGCGGCGGAGTCGCCCGCGCAGTTTTGGGGAATGATCGGGACTGGACTCTTTGGCGGTATCGCGATGGGCGTGTCCGCCTGGTACCAGGGAAAGGTCGGCGCGGGCGCGGCGGACGCCATGGCCGAAACCGGCAAGGGATTCGGCAACTACCTGATGGCCCTCGGGATCGTTGAAACAGTCGCCCTCTTTGTGATGGTCTTCATCGGCGCCGCTGTACGGTAA
- a CDS encoding NAD(P)-dependent glycerol-3-phosphate dehydrogenase, translating into MNIGILGDGGWGTALALVLHRNGHRVRIWGPFPDYVHEVATRRENPKFLPGVALPPDLLWTSDRELAVAGADSIVLAVPSRFYGRVASDFAPFLPPQALLISVSKGLDQETRLRLTEIAERRLGRGPVAALSGPSHAEEVARGIPTAVVAACPDHEVAAAVQRLFNNSAFRVYTSEDIVGVELGGALKNVIALAAGISDGIGYGDNTKAALITRGLAEMTRLGVARGARAETFAGLSGIGDLIVTCTSRLSRNRAVGERLGRGEPLSSILTGMEQVAEGIWTCRAAWELAQEMGVETPIIEQVVAVVHDRRDPREAVHALMSRPPRRESENFGVG; encoded by the coding sequence ATGAATATCGGCATCCTTGGCGACGGAGGCTGGGGAACCGCCCTCGCCCTTGTCCTCCACCGCAACGGCCATCGGGTTCGCATCTGGGGTCCTTTTCCGGACTATGTGCACGAGGTCGCCACGCGCCGCGAAAATCCCAAATTCCTCCCGGGCGTGGCGCTTCCACCCGACCTACTGTGGACCTCAGACCGCGAACTGGCTGTCGCCGGCGCCGATTCGATCGTCCTCGCGGTTCCCTCAAGGTTCTATGGCCGGGTCGCGTCGGACTTCGCGCCGTTTCTCCCGCCGCAGGCCCTTCTCATCAGCGTCTCCAAGGGTCTCGACCAGGAAACCCGCCTGCGCCTGACGGAAATCGCCGAACGCCGACTAGGCCGGGGCCCGGTTGCTGCCCTATCTGGGCCAAGCCACGCCGAGGAGGTCGCCCGCGGCATTCCGACGGCCGTCGTGGCGGCTTGCCCCGACCACGAGGTCGCCGCCGCTGTTCAGCGACTTTTCAACAACTCGGCGTTCCGCGTTTACACCAGCGAAGACATTGTGGGCGTCGAACTAGGCGGCGCGCTCAAGAATGTGATCGCGCTGGCGGCCGGGATCAGCGATGGCATCGGTTACGGCGACAACACGAAGGCGGCGCTTATCACACGCGGGCTGGCAGAAATGACGCGGCTGGGCGTGGCGCGGGGCGCTCGCGCCGAGACGTTTGCGGGCCTCAGCGGCATCGGCGACCTGATCGTGACGTGCACCAGCCGGCTCAGCCGGAATCGGGCTGTCGGCGAACGGCTCGGCCGTGGCGAGCCCCTCTCGAGCATTCTTACGGGTATGGAACAGGTCGCCGAGGGGATCTGGACCTGCCGTGCGGCGTGGGAGCTGGCGCAGGAAATGGGTGTCGAAACGCCCATCATCGAACAGGTTGTAGCGGTGGTGCACGACAGACGGGATCCGCGCGAGGCCGTGCACGCGCTCATGTCGCGGCCTCCCCGCCGCGAATCGGAAAATTTCGGCGTCGGCTAG
- the pyrB gene encoding aspartate carbamoyltransferase, which produces MAFRESPLRSLPWETFRDMDPEQKGPLLNRGSRPYHALIAQQFDRPMLDRIGDLATKMRKIAKTRGGMKFLQDLLSEKRAMLYFAQPSTRTFLSFYAACQILGIQPAEVRDAHTSSEIKGESQEDSVRTFSSYFDVIIMRHPEGGFAERIAWMLSRTDRPVPVINAGSGKDQHPTQALLDIYTLQRSLEKRRGGLEGATIAFVGDLLRGRTVRSLSLLLRHYAGVKQIFVAPRQLQIGADILEKLDAARVSYELTSDFESVLPLVDAVYMTRIQDEWDQAGESRAIDTTRYHLRVEHLRLLKPEAIIMHPLPRRNEIAPEIDNDPRAKYWRQVRNGMWVRAVLLAMIFEREQEIDRYHEDLTS; this is translated from the coding sequence ATGGCCTTCCGTGAAAGTCCGCTGCGCTCGCTGCCGTGGGAGACCTTCCGCGACATGGACCCCGAACAGAAGGGTCCGCTCCTGAACCGGGGCAGCCGCCCGTACCACGCGCTGATCGCGCAACAGTTCGACCGGCCCATGCTCGACCGCATCGGCGACCTGGCTACCAAGATGCGAAAAATCGCGAAGACACGCGGGGGCATGAAATTCCTGCAGGACCTGCTCAGCGAGAAGCGCGCGATGCTCTACTTCGCACAGCCCTCAACGCGCACTTTTCTTTCGTTTTATGCGGCCTGCCAGATTCTCGGCATCCAGCCCGCGGAGGTTCGCGATGCGCACACCTCGAGCGAGATCAAGGGCGAGTCGCAGGAGGATTCGGTGCGCACGTTCAGCTCTTATTTCGACGTGATCATCATGCGTCACCCGGAAGGCGGTTTTGCGGAGCGCATCGCGTGGATGCTCTCGCGCACCGACCGTCCCGTGCCGGTGATCAACGCCGGATCCGGCAAGGACCAACACCCCACCCAAGCCCTGCTGGATATCTACACACTTCAGCGCAGCCTCGAAAAGCGGCGCGGCGGCCTCGAAGGGGCGACGATCGCCTTCGTCGGGGACCTGTTGCGGGGCCGCACGGTGCGCTCGCTGTCGCTGCTGCTGCGCCATTATGCAGGTGTGAAGCAGATATTTGTCGCGCCGCGTCAACTCCAGATCGGGGCAGATATTCTCGAAAAACTGGACGCCGCGCGCGTGAGCTACGAGCTCACTTCGGATTTCGAATCGGTGCTGCCGCTGGTCGATGCCGTCTACATGACTCGCATCCAGGACGAATGGGACCAGGCCGGGGAAAGCCGCGCCATCGACACGACCCGCTACCACTTGCGCGTCGAACACCTTCGGCTTCTGAAGCCGGAGGCGATCATCATGCATCCGCTACCCCGGCGTAACGAGATCGCGCCGGAGATCGACAACGATCCGCGCGCCAAATATTGGCGTCAGGTTCGCAACGGCATGTGGGTCCGTGCAGTGCTGCTTGCGATGATTTTTGAGCGCGAACAGGAAATCGACCGCTATCACGAAGATTTGACCAGTTAG
- the argF gene encoding ornithine carbamoyltransferase, with the protein MKHLTTLETWSSAELSEILDRADHIKAHPDEYRDAMRRKTLLMIFEKPSLRTRVSFETGATQMGGHAIFYDLANSPLSAGKENVADLVRVVSRYVDIIMGRLFEQAHIEEMARLASVPVINALTNYEHPCQILADLQTIREKKGRLKGLKLAFLGDGNNNVTHSLLFGCAKFGIDIYVGCPKGEEYEPLPHVVSAARKFARKNGSNVAVTSDAAEAARGADVIYTDSWMSYHIPAHKMESRVKVFMPYQVNARLMRVAKRDAIFMNCLPAMRGYEQTAEVIDGPQSVVFDQAENRLHTQKAIMLYLLESRGAR; encoded by the coding sequence GTGAAACACCTTACCACGCTTGAGACATGGAGCTCCGCCGAGCTGTCGGAAATCCTCGACCGCGCCGACCACATCAAGGCACACCCGGACGAATATCGGGATGCGATGCGCCGAAAGACCCTGCTGATGATCTTCGAGAAGCCCTCGCTGCGCACGCGGGTCTCCTTCGAGACCGGCGCCACCCAAATGGGGGGGCATGCGATCTTTTACGATCTGGCGAACTCTCCGCTCAGCGCGGGCAAGGAAAATGTCGCGGACCTCGTACGCGTCGTCAGCCGTTACGTGGACATCATCATGGGCCGCTTGTTTGAGCAGGCGCACATTGAGGAAATGGCTCGGCTTGCCTCGGTGCCGGTGATCAACGCGCTAACGAACTACGAGCACCCCTGCCAGATCCTCGCCGACCTACAGACGATTCGCGAGAAAAAGGGTCGGTTGAAGGGCCTCAAGCTCGCCTTTCTGGGCGACGGGAACAACAATGTGACCCATTCGCTGCTCTTCGGCTGCGCGAAATTCGGCATCGACATCTACGTGGGCTGCCCCAAGGGCGAGGAATATGAACCCCTTCCGCATGTGGTGTCCGCCGCTAGAAAATTCGCGCGGAAGAACGGATCCAATGTCGCCGTGACCTCCGACGCTGCCGAGGCGGCGCGGGGCGCGGACGTGATCTATACGGATTCGTGGATGAGCTACCACATCCCGGCGCATAAAATGGAATCCCGTGTGAAGGTGTTCATGCCGTATCAGGTCAATGCGCGCCTCATGCGCGTGGCGAAGCGGGACGCCATTTTCATGAACTGCCTTCCGGCGATGCGCGGCTACGAGCAGACCGCGGAGGTCATCGACGGCCCGCAGTCGGTGGTCTTCGACCAGGCCGAAAACCGGCTGCACACCCAGAAGGCGATCATGCTCTATCTCCTCGAATCGCGCGGGGCGCGGTGA
- a CDS encoding glycosyltransferase family 9 protein, producing the protein MKRILVVKLSSLGDLLHALPAVHRIRSALGAEVDWACHDVYRPLVERFEPVSRAISFPRKSLVRDGHAFLRELRTLEYDLALDFQGLLKSALVARAARVARVIGPSFPREGSRLFYDAVAGPRNKNRHAVEECLDTARYLGVPDSPVEFPIRIPPAVLEDPRPRVGLLPCSRRPEKNWPVRRFAETARALRDEVGSWLILGGAADAGACAELAGLIGGSARNLCGQTTLIDLVGLIRALDLLVTVDSGPMHIAAAVETPTVAIFGPTDPVRTGPYGNIHRVVRPTTRMDDIPAEPVIEAVRQQLGANKRAGRAGT; encoded by the coding sequence GTGAAGCGGATCCTCGTCGTCAAGCTCAGCTCTCTCGGCGATCTTCTCCATGCGCTGCCGGCCGTGCACCGGATCCGTTCGGCGCTGGGCGCGGAGGTGGACTGGGCGTGCCACGACGTCTACCGCCCGCTGGTGGAACGATTCGAACCTGTTTCGCGCGCGATCTCGTTCCCGCGGAAAAGCCTCGTGCGCGACGGACACGCGTTTCTTCGTGAGTTGCGCACGCTAGAGTACGACCTCGCACTCGATTTCCAAGGGCTTTTAAAAAGCGCGTTGGTCGCGCGCGCGGCAAGGGTGGCGCGAGTGATTGGCCCCTCGTTTCCCCGCGAAGGCTCCCGCCTGTTCTACGATGCCGTGGCCGGGCCCCGAAACAAAAACCGCCATGCGGTCGAGGAGTGCCTCGACACCGCTAGGTATCTCGGAGTTCCGGATTCACCCGTGGAGTTTCCGATACGCATTCCGCCCGCGGTTCTGGAGGACCCCCGACCGCGCGTCGGCCTGTTGCCCTGTTCGCGGCGTCCAGAAAAAAACTGGCCGGTCCGGCGCTTCGCGGAAACGGCTCGCGCGCTTCGCGATGAGGTCGGCTCGTGGCTGATCCTCGGAGGGGCTGCGGACGCTGGCGCCTGCGCGGAGCTGGCCGGACTTATTGGCGGGTCCGCACGAAATTTGTGCGGCCAGACCACGCTCATTGACCTCGTGGGGCTGATTCGAGCGCTTGACCTGCTGGTGACGGTCGATTCCGGGCCTATGCATATTGCCGCAGCCGTCGAAACGCCGACGGTGGCGATTTTTGGGCCGACGGACCCGGTTCGGACAGGTCCCTACGGAAATATTCACCGCGTGGTGCGCCCGACAACGCGGATGGATGACATCCCCGCGGAACCCGTCATCGAGGCAGTCCGCCAGCAGCTCGGAGCGAATAAGCGCGCAGGCCGGGCCGGGACCTGA
- a CDS encoding biotin--[acetyl-CoA-carboxylase] ligase yields MIRHRQNDPLTAETFKRALPGFQILVRPCLRSTQDFAISLLRSGQLRAPAIIVASRQTAGRGQRDNRWWSDRGSLCMTFVLSAIGEPPGQVPLRAGLGVAAALARWAPTAALSLKWPNDVLANGRKIAGILCERLEECDVIGIGINVNVRMQAMPTDVRRRSASLHQLTRRPVLRMSLAVDVARELMSALKRRDFFEEYCRWLIQLGRDVTVRTDDGVVAGRCQGIDDCGRLLLETDRGVIALSDSRAIVG; encoded by the coding sequence ATGATCCGACATCGTCAAAACGACCCGCTCACGGCCGAAACATTTAAGCGGGCCCTCCCCGGCTTTCAGATCTTGGTGCGTCCGTGTCTGCGTTCCACGCAGGACTTTGCCATTTCCCTTTTGCGTTCGGGTCAACTGAGAGCGCCAGCAATCATCGTCGCCTCCCGCCAGACTGCAGGTCGCGGGCAACGCGACAACCGGTGGTGGTCCGATCGCGGATCGCTGTGCATGACCTTCGTCTTGTCCGCTATCGGAGAACCGCCGGGGCAAGTCCCGCTTCGTGCTGGGCTTGGAGTGGCTGCCGCGCTGGCGCGTTGGGCCCCAACGGCCGCCCTCTCTCTCAAATGGCCGAATGATGTGCTGGCAAACGGCCGCAAAATTGCCGGGATTCTCTGCGAACGCTTGGAAGAGTGCGACGTGATTGGCATCGGCATTAACGTGAACGTACGCATGCAGGCCATGCCAACGGATGTCCGGCGCCGCTCCGCATCGCTTCACCAACTGACGCGACGACCGGTGCTCCGAATGTCCCTTGCCGTGGACGTTGCTCGGGAGTTGATGTCCGCCCTGAAACGCCGCGATTTTTTCGAGGAGTATTGCAGGTGGCTCATCCAGCTCGGCCGCGACGTGACCGTTCGCACGGATGATGGAGTTGTCGCGGGACGTTGCCAGGGAATCGATGACTGCGGCCGGCTGCTCCTCGAAACTGATCGCGGCGTGATCGCCCTTTCGGACAGCCGAGCAATCGTTGGTTGA